Part of the Deltaproteobacteria bacterium CG11_big_fil_rev_8_21_14_0_20_42_23 genome, ATCGAACTCCTGCTGAGGTCTTCTTGAACCAAGTGTTGCACTTCGAATGTGAATCCACATCCCCGCCTTCGCGAGGATGACAAAAAGCAAAATTGGGAGATCACTGTCATCCTCTGGCTTGACCAGGGGATCCACAACTCAAGCTCAATTTCAAAATTGCTAGATCCCTCCGCCTAAGGCGGAAGGATGACAAAGATAGTGCGTTCCTATTTTTCAATGAGTTGCTGCGCCAAGCAAACAAAGTCTGAAATGTCTAAATCTTCAGCGCGAGAAGTGAGGGGGATGTTGCAAGTATCTGCAGCTTTTTCTAGATTTTCTGCAGCAAGAGATAATCCTCCTTGCAAAAGTGCATTGCGCAAAGTTTTCCGGCGTTTTCCAAATGCAGCTTTCACAATTTGCTTAAACCATTTTTCATTCTGCAGCATAAAAGGGCTTGAAGTGAAATCGATGCTGATAACACTTGAATCAACTTTTGGGGCAGGAATAAAACTTTGTCTTGAAACATCAAAGCATTTTTTACAAACGCTTTGCACGTTAAGTAAAATACTCAAGATGCCGTATTCTTTTGTGCTTGGTTTGGCTATTAAACGCAGTGCAACTTCTTTTTGCATCAGCAACACCGCTTTGCCAATGATGTTCCGCGATTCAAGCAAATAAAACAAAATGGGAGAAGTAATTTCGTAAGGGATATTTCCAATGACTTTGAGCGATTTTATTTCTTTATGCGTTTGGAGAAATTGATCTAAATGTACTTTTAAAATATCGGCATGAATCCAGGTGATGTTTTTGAGATGTCCAAATTCTTCTTTTGCAATGGCCACCATATCGTCATCGAATTCTACAGCGTAGACGTGTTTACATTTTTCCGCTGTGAGAGCTGTCATTAAACTCAAGCCTGGTCCTATTTCTACGACGATGTCGTTGGTAGTGAGTTCAAGTTGTGCAATAATTTTTTCGAGTGTTGGACGTGGAGTTAAAAAATTTTGACCAAATTTTTTCTTTGCTCGAACGGAATATTTTTTAAGAAGAGATTCAATGGAAGGAAAAGTTGTATTCATATTTATGAGTGAGTTCCAATTTCCATGTTTGCAATGGCGTTGGTGTCGAGGCTACTTTGCTTTCCCATTTTCAAATATTGTTCACCAACATAAGCAATCATAGCAGCGTTATCGGTGCAGTATTCAAATTTTGGAATGGCAAGTTTCAAGTTTCTTTTGTCAGCTTCAGTTTGAAGTGTGCTGCGCAAAAGTGAGTTGGCAGCTACTCCGCCAGAGATGACAACGCCTTTAGCGTTGTGTATTTTAGCAGCTTCAAACACTTGCTTTACCACAATTTTTATCACGGTTGCTTGAAAGCTTGCGGCGAGATCTTGCTTGAATTTCTCATCAAAAGTGTTGGTGTTTTTTGCTTCTTTCACTTTGAGCAGTACCGCAGTTTTTAATCCAGAAAAACTGAAGTCGAGTTGGTTTCCGCTTCCAAAACGTGGAAGGGTAAACGTGTAGGCATGAGGATTTCCCTTTTGTGCCAGTTTGTCCACCAAAGGTCCGCCGGGATAACCTAGTTCAAGTAGCTTTGCTACTTTGTCGAAAGCTTCACCTGCCGCATCGTCACGTGTGGCGCCAAGAAGCGAGTAGTCGCCAAATGCTCTCACCAAATAGAGGCTTGTGTGTCCGCCAGAAATAACAAGTCCAATACTTGGAGCGGGAAAATCAGGCGTATCAATAAGATGCGCGTTAAGGTGTGCTTCAAGATGATTGACCGCAATAAACGGAAGGTGCTTTGCAAGAGCAATGGTTTTTGCGCTTGTAAGTCCAACCAAGAGAGAGCCAATGAGGCCTGGAGCATAGGTGGCTGCAATGCCCTCAAGGTTTTCCCAAGTAACATTGGCTTTTTCCATTGCGGTTTGAATCATGGGGATGATGACTTCTAAATGTCTGCGCGAAGCAAGCTCTGGCACAACGCCGCCAAAGCGAGCGTGAACTTCTTCTTGTGTGGCCACAACGTTGGAAAGAATTTTTCCATCGCAAATAACAGCCGCACCTGTTTCGTCACAGGATGATTCAATGGCAAGAATATTCATGGCTAATGTTTATTCTCCTCGGGAGTTTGAGGAGCTTCGTCTGCTTGCCTTTGTTGTTCAAGGGTTTGCGAGGGGTAGCTGCTTGCTTCTGGTGCAGAAGGTGCAGGTGCATTTCTTACTTGATCCATTTCGGTAATGATTTCTTTTGCTCTTAAAGCTTCAGCAGAATTTGGTGCTGACTGAATAAGTTTGTTGAAGAAAATTTTTGCATCTTCATTGAGTGAAAGTTCTTTAAAGGATATGCCTTGTTTTAACAGAGCTTCATTTCCCTTTTCGTTTTTTGGATGTTTGGTAAGAAACGACTGAAATTCTTTAATCGCTTTTTGCCAATCACGAAGAGAAAAATATGATTCCGCTATCCAATAGCGCGCACCAGAAGCAAAAGAACTTTTGGGAAATTTGGTAAGAAAACGCTGAAACTCTGCAACGGCTTCAAGATAACTTCCTTCTTCAACTTTTGAAAGAGCTTGCTGATAGAGTTTTC contains:
- the rsmA gene encoding ribosomal RNA small subunit methyltransferase A, with the translated sequence MNTTFPSIESLLKKYSVRAKKKFGQNFLTPRPTLEKIIAQLELTTNDIVVEIGPGLSLMTALTAEKCKHVYAVEFDDDMVAIAKEEFGHLKNITWIHADILKVHLDQFLQTHKEIKSLKVIGNIPYEITSPILFYLLESRNIIGKAVLLMQKEVALRLIAKPSTKEYGILSILLNVQSVCKKCFDVSRQSFIPAPKVDSSVISIDFTSSPFMLQNEKWFKQIVKAAFGKRRKTLRNALLQGGLSLAAENLEKAADTCNIPLTSRAEDLDISDFVCLAQQLIEK
- the tsaD gene encoding tRNA (adenosine(37)-N6)-threonylcarbamoyltransferase complex transferase subunit TsaD encodes the protein MNILAIESSCDETGAAVICDGKILSNVVATQEEVHARFGGVVPELASRRHLEVIIPMIQTAMEKANVTWENLEGIAATYAPGLIGSLLVGLTSAKTIALAKHLPFIAVNHLEAHLNAHLIDTPDFPAPSIGLVISGGHTSLYLVRAFGDYSLLGATRDDAAGEAFDKVAKLLELGYPGGPLVDKLAQKGNPHAYTFTLPRFGSGNQLDFSFSGLKTAVLLKVKEAKNTNTFDEKFKQDLAASFQATVIKIVVKQVFEAAKIHNAKGVVISGGVAANSLLRSTLQTEADKRNLKLAIPKFEYCTDNAAMIAYVGEQYLKMGKQSSLDTNAIANMEIGTHS
- the ygbF gene encoding tol-pal system protein YbgF, which codes for MKNFFSLSLLALLLFSSFSAHSKSDTAKIDELEKRLHDIELTYLQNNAGLASAIAKVNASDVELQKINGEIDANRHLLQTQQLTLQKLFLDITHRMQILEERMHVVSKQVTKAISSISPKTAQEGKLYQQALSKVEEGSYLEAVAEFQRFLTKFPKSSFASGARYWIAESYFSLRDWQKAIKEFQSFLTKHPKNEKGNEALLKQGISFKELSLNEDAKIFFNKLIQSAPNSAEALRAKEIITEMDQVRNAPAPSAPEASSYPSQTLEQQRQADEAPQTPEENKH